The genomic region CAAGAAATAACCACAATTTAAAATACTCACAATTTTTTTATACTTCTAAATATTTTCCAATGGTTTCACTAaaaaccataactactacagtttatTGCAGTCATAATGGTGTAGAAAGTCGTGGAGCTGTCCTTTTCCAgtgatagactgtaagctctgaaATACCTTAGCCCATGGTAAAATGGTTTTAAAAAGAGGGTTGGCAGCACCTAAAGATTCCTTGCAGTATGACATTAAGCTCTAGTGGGTTTAGTGCTTTGTAAATCTATTAAATCTATTTTCAAAATATAGAACACATTTGTATTCATCTAGCATACTGCAACAAAGGCAGTATACTGACCTTGTTGACAGTGATTATCTTGAGGATGTGTTGAGGTCTGTACAACCTATATTCAAATACCACAgtaggaagattttttttttttaaattctttatttttcatgtgcatataataatataacataggGACCTGTAGTGCCACAATAGCGAGTACAGGTTTTTCAGTGTCAAACTTTGTGGCATggataaacagcacattttttatgagATATAACGGTTATGGACATACTTTGTAGGGTAAGATAAAATAGATTGGCATAAGCTTTCACAGGTTAATATTATTTAGTCATGCTTCACCACTCAGGCTCTATCATATACATCGGTATGAGTTGCCGTCGCAAGCTAATACTTGAGGCTTAACAGGCACTAGAGTAAGTAGACTAATAGGAGAGCAGGCAGACTGAGAGTTCACTGACCAGCCATGCTTtactcctcaagccctgtccaacATATACATCAGTATGGGTCACATTTGCAAGCTAATACTTAAGGCTTAACAGGCACTAGAATGAGTGGACTAATAGGATAGctagcatacagaggttttgcttaACTGGTAACTGTAGGCTGCTTGGTGCGTGCCTAGTGAGTGGGGTTCGTGGGTTAACCAATATATTATACTGTTTGGCTCAATTTACTAGTGTAGCATATAAGTATCACTAGTATGCTAAACATAACGAGAGAAGGAGCATGGCTAACGAGTAGGTGTTCAATCAAGTATTTAAACTATGTGCAGTAATCAAGCGATGAGAGTTAAACTAAACGTAGGTCACAGTGATCATGTATCAACTAATACACTATAACATTGGCAAAGAGAGCTATATAAGGAGATGCATACATATTTTTGAGGCATATTGGGTGACTGTTGGAAACACAAGAgacaaataaacaaattgagcCATTGCAACTGGTCATCTTGCCATGGTGTAGTGTGACCCCTTGATAGTCCCCCTCAGCCTATTCCCCTCAAGGGCAGTCTGTGCAGCCACTGTAGCTTGAGACCCCGTCCACCGCTTCCCCTGGAGATCTGCTGTGGCATTGTTGTGGTGAGGAGAACAGTTAATCTCTGAGGCACTGCCGACTGTGATCTATTGCTTTTTGTTATGCATAGTCCTGGATGCCGAGCCGTTTGGCCCAGGCCTGAGGCGTGTGGGGGTGCTTTCTTGCCATGCGGCTGGCGGAGCTTCTTCTTCCGTTTGGTCTTATCCAGACACTTTGCTTGTAGGGTTGGGCGACAGGCCCCGTGAATCAGTCGCTTGAGTTTTACTTCTTGTTGCTTGGTCGTCTGGTGCCGTCGGTGTGAAGTGTTTGCGGCTCTCTGCATGGGTGAGTGGCGTGTACCTGGTGTTAAGGCTTGTGAAGGCTTCGCTGTGAGGCGCACAAGGTGGTGAGTGGGCTTGTCGCCCCTTGCAGCTCCGTGGGTGGGCCCCTTCAGCTTTCGCCGAACTTCTCCGCTCTCTGGCTGGTGCCTATCTTTGGTGGCTGCACTTCGGTGCTGTATGCTCCTCCAGAAGCTCTGGAAAATCGCATCCAGTCTCCTCAGAGAGTCTGCAGTGGTATCTTGCAGTGTTCTCCGCTCAAGGCCCGTACCTCGTGTGAGCAGGGTgctggcatccgccattttggagtttCCAGCTCGAGGCAGTGCAGCCCGGTTAGTGTTGAGGGGCACCAACAGTGCGTCTGAGTCGGTCGGAGTGGGACCGGgttgacccccgccggtccagggggggggggaggattgcCACAAGTCTAGGACCCGGTCTGAAGCACGAGGGGACCGGCCGCTTCCCCTCCGTCCCGTTCCGGGTAGGCCGCGGCAAGAAGCCCAGGTTCTCGGTGTACGATTTTCTCGAGTGAGGTTTCTGTCAGCTTGTCTGGGCTCCCCTGACCAAAAGGGCCCGTTTGGTGTTGTGTGGTGCTGGTATTTGTTGGGTTATTGCTCAATTTTCCCCAAAATTGTCGGGAGCTCCAGCTCACCACGTCTGGCTCGCTctgaggtcaggctccgcccccccggaagattttatttttaacttttcattCTCTGCTAGTGGTGATTGTTGCAGAATCATATTGTTTTGGTAGCAATTAGATGCTTCAAACCTGTCTGTACTTCATTAAGAACAGGAAAAAAATTAATTGGAGCCATATATCTACTTATACCAGTAGCTGAATAACTAGTGAAAGTGCACTGATGCTTCTCTCATTTGGATCGTGCtttagtattttaaattattataaatatttattttcctccccctccccccattttaaTTATTCCCTTGGTTTTGTTTTGTGTAACTCAGAGAAAGTCTTTTGCACCACCTAATAGTTGACATCGCCTTTAAATCTTTCTTAAGTTTGTAAAATTGCACTGTCAGATGCATTTGGGGGCATGCTAATGcagtacatgtctgtctgctcaCTCATTGATTGCATTCAAAGCATCAtttgagttgtagttctacaacatttggcCATTTACATTTTGGCAACTCCTGTCTTAAGGCATCCTTCCAATGTTTAATGAATGGCCTAGCCAATGAAGATAACCAGAATACAGCCCCTCTAATTTGTTTACTAAGATATATTGGTTCTGTTGATGAcataaataaatctttattttctgcagcGACCTGGAATTATTCCAGGCAGTCGAATGACTCCTCAGGGACCAGCCATGGGGCCTCCAGGTTATGGTGGAAGTCCAGCTGCGCGACCTGGCATGGCCCAGTCAGGAATGGACCAAACCCGTAAGCGACCAGCTCCACAGCAAATTCAGCAGGTGCAGCAGCAACAGGCTGCTCAGAATAGGAACCATAGGTAAATAGTTTTGGGATATAAAAATGCAACATCAGTTGTGGTGTTTAGTGTTTCTAAATAGTTTTGAAGCAAATTGACAAAGAATTCTTCTTGGCACACCTGCAGTTGCTCAgataatgtagattttttttttagttcaacaTTACGTATGGCCATAGTATTGTAGCAAATGCAAAATTCTAGTTTGTTCATGCTTGAATACTAAAATTCTCATGTTGTAATattgcaaaacatttttatttttctactgtACATAAGCAATTTACAAAATTGTAATGGGTGcatttttgtatattgtttttaaGAAGACAAGAGTAAAATGCGCACACTAAAAAGGGGGATGCTTACTGCAGGGTGCtccagaaaaggggggggggaggtcatcCACGGAGACATCAAATAGAAGAAAAGAACACACACCTGAAGTTTCTTCTAAAATGGCAGTCTTTTATTGGGAACAAAACAAGGGGATACTTGTAAAATCtccactttctttttttattgttcttaatAAAAGACTGAATTTTATAAGAAACCTCAGGAGTGCCtggatgtttttattttcttgcatttttgtatattgtatgccTAAAATATGTTTGCTGACTATGTATTGGTAGGTGGCTCTCTTTTGTATTGGACACGTGGTAGGTTTGGGTACCTGGTAATCTTTATATAGCAGCcacttaaatttgtatttttttgtcaatctttcgtTTTATTGAAGCATAAGGTAAATGGGGGCAGCCACTTAAATTTAATTGGTTAAACTGCAAACATTGTAGCCTCAAATTTTAAATTTCCAAATTTGTGACTATAGTCaagatgtatatatttaaaaaaaaaaaaaaaaaaaaaagatgaatgacAATTCAATTTTAAGTCACTACAATAAGGTGTTATTCTAGTTTTAACTTTCTTCTAACACAGTAGGATGGTTCTGTTTGGTATCCTcaggtttattttatttcatacatatatacatatatttttttttacttgtttggtTTTAGTGCTAAGAAGAAGAAGATGGCAGATAAAATTCTACCTCAGAGGGTAAGTACTataagaaaagagtgaaataatACAAGTGGGGGAATAGCAGGAGTAACAGTCATTGCTTTTATAGTTGGTGATGGTTTGTGTACTGAACGTGTTAtggttgtttgttttgtttatttttttttagattcgaGAACTGGTACCTGAATCTCAGGCTTACATGGATTTACTGGCGTTTGAGAGAAAGTTGGACCAGACAATTATGAGAAAGCGTCTTGATATTCAAGAAGCATTGAAAAGGCCGATCAAGGtatttatacacaaaacatgtatatgacatgtgacaAACTCGGAAACAgaaatatactttttataataagtagtttaataccaaaatttattttattcaattttttttccacAGCAAAAAAGGAAACTTCGGATTTTCATTTCCAATACTTTTAATCCAGCAAAATCAGATGTTGAAGATGGTGAGGGAACCGTGGCATCATGGGAGCTACGTGTAGAGGGACGACTTCTTGAGGATGTACGTATACTGCTGTAAGCCTATATATGGGCTGATTAGTTATggctgggtacattgcaggcaaaTATTTGCAAGTGATAGGTGTGTCGTGGCGGGGGCAATGATTCCATAACTGCTGTTGCAAGGCTCTTGTCAGAGGCTGTTGCATAGGGTGAGGCTGATCCAATGAAGGATGATCGTAAAAATCTCTAAGCCAGTGCCCTTATGGTAGATCCCCagttgttttaaaactacagcttctatgatgctttgtcattataAAGCCTTCTAAAGgcgtgcaaagcatcatgggagttgtagttctataacatcctggggatctaccttttgggcacccctgctctgaGCTATATGACTTCTAAGCAGGTGGATGTACTGCCTGTGATTGCTGATTGCATCCCATGACCTAAACAGTGACATCGTGAGGTAGGTGGTTCAATTGCACATGTGCAATCTAGTCTTGGTGTGGGTCTGGAAAGTATTCTTTTTAAAAAgcagttaaatatataaaaaaaaaaaaaaaattatttgcctgCTTTTTCTGTCTGCAGAATGAGACAACTGTTTAAATGGAAACTTTTGAATGAGACAATTGTCTTAAATGtcagtctcccccctcccttcccgcCGCATCTGTTTTTCAAAAGAGTTCTCAAAAAAAAATCTGCCGTTACTATGACAAAAGTAGAAATTGCTTGAACAGAAGGGTTATCATACTCCCACTGCCTAGGTTATTTTGTTATTCAAGACCTCAAATGACATATGCATTACTGTTTGTAAAGAAAGATTGAAAAAACAAACTACAGAATAAACATATCCTCCATACTGCAATGTACATGGTTTTACTAACCAAAGTACAAGTGATTAAGACACATTGGATGATGTCATGATTGAACTTAATTACAATTTAAGGGTGTTCCTCATATACAAGAGCATTCAAATAATAGATGCTAAAATGAATGCGTGCATTTTCTAGCCTCTTGTATAGGAGAATGTCAACTTGTGAGTTCCAGTCGTTTCCATTTGGTATGTTTTAAATGACCCCAGTTTGCATTTGCTAATGTCTGTGCTACTATAAGAACCCACTTAAGAAGTCACTTAAGCATTTGATGTTCCTTGTGGTATGTCAGCTACTGCAATGCATACACTTCCCCCTTACTGTACATTATTTGTATCAGTGTATGCACATTTGCGCACACACACTGTGAAGTTCTTAGTGAGCCCAAGCTAAGCACTAACCTTTCAGCTACTTTAAAGAAACTTCCTATttgcagtcagtaaaaaaaaaataaaaaaattattataaaatttaaaaaaatagttgtGAGCCCTGCATACATTTTAAGAATGTGGATCAAAGTTACTACTGATGGGCGTATCCTATATTTAAGAATATATCTCGGTAAGTTTGTCAATTATATAGTTTTGGTGCCTGGATTCCACTGACACAACATTACGGTTAAATGTCaaaccagcggttcccaaactgtgtgccctgGGGCGCTGCAACAGGCACACAGGGGTGTCATGGACTGTTTCactggtgctatgattatagcacaggtgaaacattactgctgaacaggggcccggtctgctGCTGCGGTCCTTTAACACCACGACCAGGCACCTGTAATgttggccggctgggaggaagtgacagcctgtcacttccttccagcatcatgcagggagactgcacaAGAGGGAGAGGAGGAAGCCACAGCATGAGAGCAGGGGAGAGGAGCACggagagctccagacccctcacacCAGCAGGACTCTAAGCCtccctcctggacacacaaggtaagccAACAGgtgggtggctggagatatttaaaaaaaaaaatgtgagtgtgggCGCGCGcacttctgtgtgtcagtgtgtgtttttatttcagtgtgtacatacatccaagcagtcatacaccagcacaacatacaaacacacccctgcatataaactccaaaattatacaaACATGCCCCTTCACTCAGACACAAATACTTcatacaaatgtacatccgcatttaaaagtaaacatttcattcaaacacacccctgcaatcaaaggcaaatattacatacagacacaccactatattaaaacaataaaactatatacaagcacaccttcaaacaccaacactgtacattacactatagccacagtaaatgccgcagcaatgtacagatatacaacctagacattttgacttggggtgccttggaaaaatattgaagaaatattaagggcgccttaataaaaataagaaaaataaaatacatttgggaaccactgtgttGGACCATTCTCAAAAGACGCGTGTCTTCAGTCATCCTGCTCTCCCTCTTCTCTTCTACTCTGGGCAAGTGCAGAAACATTAGCACAGGTAATGATTGACTGAGGGTGACGGCTGACGCTCCTATCACTGggatataaatgtatgtatatatcacaccatagcaacttcattgagataaagatGGAAAAATGCCTGAATTATCTCTTTAACATGTTAACTTTCTTAATGCAGTGCTTAAAATTTCAAGTCCCATGCTACTAGCCAGACATTAAAGTTACTCACCACTGCATACCTGGAACgtccatggcacactcaccaACAGTAAATTTCCACTAGTAGAGTCCTTTtgtaatgtattttaaatgtaatttacttaAGAGTTTGCATGTTCCAGAAAAATTTATTTGAATATCTTATGGCACATTATGTCCAATTTTTAGGCCTGTTTAGGAACAGAGGACTTTAAATTTTCTGCCCTGATCTTATGttgcatttattaaatattttcttttttgcaagcTTGTCGAAAgattcttcttttatttttattttatttcccccccGTGTTTCTGTATATAGAATATAATTATCCTGTAGCACTAAACACCTCATTTGCTACTGCTACAGATAATTACTGTGGTTACCAATATCTGGGATCATTAGTGATTTGTTAAACTATTTCTTGTGATGGAGATTGCTTATCAAACCTTTGCTTGATCTAATTCCATTTGGGGCACATTAATCTTTAGTACCTTTCAATATATACAGGTCCCAAGCCTCATTTAGTAGTGCATCGTTGTTAAAGtaattaattaatacagattTACAGCTTTGATTTAGCTTTATTTATTTCATCGGTCTAGCACTATTTAGTGATACTGCTTTTTACATCAGTTTTTGGTTCTTTTTCAGTGTAGTCTTGGGAAGTTTGCATTGTGTTATGTTAGGTTTACATGTATAGCCATACTTGAATTAAAAGTATTCTCTaggcactataatcacttcaTCAAAttaagtgattatggtattaaagGTCCCTACAGTCTCAGACTTTAATTCTGTATCTTTCCCATTAAACAGCGCTTTTAGGTTACGATTCACTTGCAAGAGATAAGCTTCATTCTAGCCAAACTTAATTATTCATTTGAATTAATTGCCAAATGGGAATACCCATCTTAATGttgatacttaaaaaaaaataaaaaaaaattaaaaaaaaacacacacattttatgaACTGCATTCAACTTAATGTAGCCCTAAAGTCATGGATTGAAGCAGATGTGCCACTGTTACGTTGTTACGTGACACAGATTGATGGAGCGAGTGATCAACCTATTTTAGCACAGTTTAACACTTACATTGGTCCCACTGGAGATCTGTGCTGCATCTGTTTTTCTCAGATCTGGTGAAGCCAAATGTAAATGAACTTTTTTGTTCTATACCGTAATGGATTCAACTCATCCATTGACTGAGGGCTCAGTACTAAAACAGAATAACTGATATAAATGAGACCACACCAGGGCACTCCTTGTACCCTCACACCTGCAGTGGGCTTTGGTGAAAGCTTATTGCCAATCATAGACTGCTTGGTGTTTCAGGGGAAATGCAGGAACTTccagtttttgtatattttattttgttttaatgtatatgtaatgctttaaaaaaataaataaatatatatatatatatatatatattaataattgatGGTATCActcacattgttttgttttttgttttctcttgttTCTTCAGGCTGCCTTGTCCAAATACGATGCTACCAAACAAAAGAGGAAATTTTCATCCTTCTTTAAGTCTTTAGTCATTGAACTAGACAAAGACCTGTATGGGCCAGATAATCATTTAGTGGAGGTATGTTTCTGGACAGTTGTGTATAGTGTATTgtaatgtacatagttttagctTTATGTGCAGGGAGTGTCCCTGCTATAAGCTGGGCCTTACTTTTTTTGTCAGATCGATTCTATACAATAATGCAAGTTTGAACTATCAGATATTGGGCTTCTGTTTCCTGAACATGCTACAATTTCCTTGTAATTCAGCAAATCGCTGTCTCAGTTTCTTTAAATTAAGAAATGCAAGTTGTTTTTTCAACAATTGCATAATCTATAAATTTGTATCACAATTATATGCTTCATCCTATAAAATATGGCTCTCATTACAGTGGCATAGAACACCCACTACCCAGGAGACAGACGGGTTTCAGGTGAAGCGTCCAGGGGATGTGAATGTACGCTGCACGGTCTTACTAATGCTTGACTATCAGGTATGTTTCACTTCTCCTCTCCAACTGCAAATTTTATTTGACAAGAAATATACCTTTAAACTACCATATTAGTTTTTCTACCTtgctgtaatgttttttttttcttttgtcccAAAGTATAAGATTAGTGTTTCCTTGGTGTTCTGTGCATGTTTAAATCTTATTGTCTGGCAGGCTTGTGTGTGAGTTTTCCTACCTCCTGATGTTGGAGGGGGGGGATACGCTTTAAGCACATACTATTAAGTCCTGCACAACTTGTTACATGCATCTCCTTTACTTATATCTCACTTCAGCCACCACAGTTCAAATTAGACCCACGGCTGGCCCGTCTTCTTGGTATTCACACCCAGACTCGTCCGGTTATCATTCAAGCTCTTTGGCAATATATTAAAACCCACAAGCTTCAGGACCCCCATGAACGTGAATTTGTAGTCTGTGACAAGTATCTACAGCAGGTGAGATTTACTGTTTGATATCTTTAGGTTAACTTATTGCAACTGATGTTCCTCTCGAACTTCTGAGAAATTATTTCTATTCATTCCTACAGATATTTGAGTCTCAGAGAATGAAATTTTCAGAAATTCCTCAGCGACTCCATGCCCTCCTCATGCCTCCAGAACCGATTATAATTAACCACGTCATCAGGTAAAACAAAGCTTTATACTTTATCAGATATCATTTTAAATGCTTAGTCTAAAATATCTAACCCTGgataaatgttttataaatagtGTAGACCCCAATGATCAGAAGAAGACAGCCTGTTATGATATTGACGTAGAAGTGGATGACACGCTGAAAACACAGATGAATTCTTTCTTGCTTTCAACATCCAGTCAACAGGAGATCGCTGCCTTGGATAACAAGGTATGAAAAACCCACCGGATGTTAAGTGTCCATATTTAGATACATTTCATAATTGTCAGAATTAAGGATCTGGATAGCTTTGTTGCTCAGAGGTTCAAAAGATTGTTGTGGAAGTGACCCCATCCCCTAGACAGGAGTAGGCAAACTTTGGCACTCcatattttgtggactacatctctcacaatgtttttacagccataatgctggcaactgCATAATCGGAGATGTAGTACTTAAGataatatattaaaggaccactatagcgttaggaatacaaatatgtattcctaatgctatagagccctagtcacctaaacggtgactagggccccgttccgcaacaaataaatggttaaccatttcttaccttaatccagcgccaggttcCCTCAGCACTGTTGACCTCTCCTCCATCGACGACAGCTGccaagtggagcagaatgcgcacgtgcggccaGAGGCGCACGTGCATTTAAAcctgcctataggaaagcatttctcaatgctttcctatagggatcttttttgacgctggtcaccagaacaactgcagcttattgcatttgttctggtgagtagaatcattaccttcaggctttttgctgtaaacacggtcttttcagagcaaaaatgcagtgtttacattacagcctagtgataaattaactggccactcctcagatggctgttagagatcctacctgggtcatggctgcctaaaatgcatccaaacattgtgtctcctccctctgcatgcagacactgaactttcctcatggagattaattgattcaatgaatctctatgaggagatgctgattggccagggctgtgtttgaattgtgctggctctgcctctttgtcagtgtcagccaatcctatggggaagtattgtgattggaccaggctaccacttctgctgatgtcagcaggcagtgggcaggtctaaggGAAACCgggacaaagccagcagcttcaggcatgaatacaagtaagattttactatatttagggaggcatgagggtgacaggggggctagatggtggttttaaccctatagggtcaggaatacgttttttgttttttttgtgaattaaattttattcagattttcaacAGTATACATtcaaacaataataaaagtaaaagtcTCAAAGGTGATTCGGTGGTTTCTGGAGCGAATCCAGCCTGACTCGCGCTAAATTTGCTTAATGCATGTCTGCGAAATTGAAGTGTACACTGTTTCTCCCCTGACAGCCTAACTTGACAGGCATTGTTCTCGGTTCTACTATGTTTTTGCTACAACTCAGTCTAACTCGCTGGAATAAGCAATAatcatttactttattttattttattatcctgTTTAGCTATGAACACCAACTTGTATGTGCAGCTTGTCTACGCTATTTTGATCACTCTTGTTTCTTATCCAATCTTGTAACACTATGTTTACTTGAatgtttcacacaaaaaaaaaaaaaccatggcaatctttctttgaggtgcattgtaCACCATCTTGATATTATCTCATGTTACCcctcaatgcctcctctttctcttctgtaccccatgacgtatatgccataataaaagaaagatttacaaaaaaaaaaaaaaaagtctcaaagGTGGTTCGGTGAAACACGTAGGTTTCAGTAAATGGCACATACAAATTATCAGGTACAGTATTAGCGAGTCTTGGGTATCAGTACATCAATGCAGGGAAACACGCAGGATTCCAGCTCGTAGCGTGCAAAGTTAAGCCTTCAATGGTTCACCTGTGATCAGCTGTGTCTTGGTCCGGCTGCGTGGCCCGCGAGCTCGCCCGGGCcggtggagggggggagggggtgaagaggggggatgggggggtgagaaaacaaggagggggggggaaatcttCAGCATTTGGGTAAGTGTCATCCCTGCCCATTTGGTCTGCGTGACCCCAAGTCCCCGTCAGGGCTAAGTCTGTCTCGTT from Pelobates fuscus isolate aPelFus1 chromosome 1, aPelFus1.pri, whole genome shotgun sequence harbors:
- the SMARCD1 gene encoding SWI/SNF-related matrix-associated actin-dependent regulator of chromatin subfamily D member 1 codes for the protein MAARAGFQSVAPGGSGSAAPALGPGTPGPAVRMGPAPGQGMYRSPMPGAAYPRPGIIPGSRMTPQGPAMGPPGYGGSPAARPGMAQSGMDQTRKRPAPQQIQQVQQQQAAQNRNHSAKKKKMADKILPQRIRELVPESQAYMDLLAFERKLDQTIMRKRLDIQEALKRPIKQKRKLRIFISNTFNPAKSDVEDGEGTVASWELRVEGRLLEDAALSKYDATKQKRKFSSFFKSLVIELDKDLYGPDNHLVEWHRTPTTQETDGFQVKRPGDVNVRCTVLLMLDYQPPQFKLDPRLARLLGIHTQTRPVIIQALWQYIKTHKLQDPHEREFVVCDKYLQQIFESQRMKFSEIPQRLHALLMPPEPIIINHVISVDPNDQKKTACYDIDVEVDDTLKTQMNSFLLSTSSQQEIAALDNKIHETIETINQLKIQREFMLSFARDPQGFINDWLQSQCRDLKTMTDVVGNPEEERRAEFYFQPWAQEAVCRYFYSKVQQRRQELEQALGIRNT